A DNA window from Balneolaceae bacterium contains the following coding sequences:
- a CDS encoding four helix bundle protein: MCRIDIGTIIVHTLNVRTLNVHTHKYFTHQPIADTKKGAMSRIESFEDLECWTAARDLVHLVYDLTRNASFVHDFGLKDQIRKAAVSSMSNIAEGFARFSDREFIRFLDIAQSSCEEVKSLLYVAVDQKYIDKEEFGQAFAKASDVRFLCLAFVRYLRKSSAR; this comes from the coding sequence ATGTGCCGGATTGATATAGGTACCATCATTGTACACACTCTCAACGTACGCACCCTCAACGTACATACCCATAAATATTTCACCCATCAACCCATCGCAGATACCAAAAAAGGAGCCATGAGTCGCATCGAATCGTTTGAAGATCTGGAATGCTGGACCGCTGCAAGAGACCTTGTGCATTTGGTATATGATCTTACCAGGAATGCGTCGTTTGTTCACGATTTTGGACTGAAAGACCAGATACGGAAGGCTGCCGTGTCGTCCATGAGTAATATTGCGGAGGGATTCGCGCGCTTTTCGGACCGGGAATTTATACGCTTCCTGGATATCGCCCAGAGCTCATGCGAAGAAGTGAAGAGCCTGCTCTATGTGGCGGTGGACCAGAAGTATATCGACAAGGAGGAATTCGGCCAGGCCTTTGCCAAGGCATCGGACGTCCGCTTTCTCTGCCTGGCCTTCGTGCGGTACCTGAGAAAGAGTTCAGCCAGGTGA
- a CDS encoding DinB family protein produces MEFTYQDLIADFEEAGRSAENFLSSLSDEHFRTSPAPGRWSPAECFDHLLHFNRNYLRSMREADDGLEPAAAPAKKAFRPRLPARWVVSFFEPPYKMKVKTLDPFKPGEAVDLDREEILADYLELQQTFIGRIREEVRGQRDLEQVGVRHPLFPWLRMSLVECYAVILAHQRRHLWQAQKALKSLKSIKS; encoded by the coding sequence ATGGAATTCACCTACCAGGACCTGATCGCAGACTTCGAGGAGGCCGGCAGGTCGGCCGAGAATTTTCTGTCCTCCCTCTCGGACGAACACTTCCGAACGAGTCCCGCTCCCGGACGCTGGTCGCCCGCCGAATGCTTCGACCACCTTCTGCACTTCAATCGCAACTACCTCAGGAGCATGCGGGAGGCCGACGATGGCCTGGAGCCCGCCGCGGCCCCGGCCAAGAAAGCCTTCCGTCCCAGGCTGCCCGCGCGCTGGGTAGTCTCCTTCTTCGAGCCGCCCTACAAAATGAAGGTCAAAACCCTGGATCCCTTCAAACCCGGCGAGGCCGTGGACCTGGACCGCGAGGAGATCCTGGCAGATTACCTTGAGCTGCAGCAAACCTTCATCGGGCGGATCCGGGAGGAGGTTCGCGGACAACGCGACCTGGAGCAGGTGGGCGTGCGCCACCCCCTCTTTCCGTGGCTGCGCATGAGTCTTGTAGAATGCTATGCTGTTATCCTGGCTCACCAAAGGCGACATCTTTGGCAGGCTCAAAAAGCTTTAAAGTCTTTAAAGTCTATCAAGTCATAA